One genomic window of Sulfuricella sp. includes the following:
- a CDS encoding SoxR reducing system RseC family protein, with amino-acid sequence MLETEGVVIRLGVDGAYVETSRASSCGTCSSKQSCGTSSMSQLLGGKTRSFQVSNPIGATVGERVVVGLEESALLASSLLGYVLPLVSLLAGALLGSLFAPAGAVTDPYSVSGAVIGLILGFVTLKGVTARAGGQRQFQPVILRRVFSCNIVKLAED; translated from the coding sequence ATGCTTGAAACCGAAGGTGTAGTGATTCGATTGGGCGTGGATGGGGCTTATGTCGAAACTTCACGCGCCTCATCCTGTGGAACATGCAGTTCCAAGCAAAGCTGTGGCACTTCCAGCATGAGTCAGTTGCTTGGCGGGAAGACGAGATCATTCCAGGTGTCGAACCCAATTGGCGCAACGGTGGGTGAGCGCGTGGTAGTCGGGCTGGAAGAATCCGCACTGCTTGCAAGCTCCCTGCTCGGCTATGTATTGCCCCTGGTGTCATTGCTGGCGGGTGCATTGCTGGGCAGCCTGTTTGCGCCTGCTGGCGCCGTAACGGACCCGTATTCCGTATCGGGAGCAGTCATCGGGTTGATACTGGGCTTTGTCACGCTGAAAGGGGTGACTGCGAGGGCGGGTGGTCAGCGACAGTTTCAGCCGGTGATTCTGCGCCGGGTTTTTTCTTGCAATATTGTCAAACTTGCTGAGGATTGA
- the rpoE gene encoding RNA polymerase sigma factor RpoE: MGDREIDQQLVERAQHGDKRAFELLVIKYQRKLARLLSRFIRDAAEVEDVSQEAFIKAYRALPSFRGDSAFYTWLYRIGINTAKNYLVAQGRRAPTITEYSPEDAENFEDAGELRDINTPEHELMTKQIGQTVNSAMAVLPEELRTAITLREIEGLSYEEIAEVMNCPIGTVRSRIFRAREAIAEKLRPLLDTHKDKRW; encoded by the coding sequence ATGGGTGACAGGGAAATTGACCAGCAACTGGTCGAGCGCGCGCAGCATGGCGACAAGCGTGCCTTCGAGTTGCTGGTGATCAAATATCAGCGCAAGCTCGCCCGGTTGCTGTCGCGTTTTATTCGCGATGCGGCCGAGGTAGAGGATGTGTCGCAGGAGGCCTTTATCAAGGCTTACCGCGCCTTGCCCTCGTTCCGCGGCGATAGTGCGTTTTATACCTGGCTGTACCGGATCGGCATTAATACCGCCAAAAATTATCTGGTTGCCCAGGGGCGGCGGGCGCCTACCATTACCGAGTACAGCCCCGAAGATGCGGAAAATTTCGAGGATGCGGGGGAGTTGCGCGATATCAATACGCCGGAACACGAGTTGATGACCAAACAGATTGGTCAGACAGTGAACTCTGCGATGGCGGTGTTGCCAGAGGAGTTGAGAACGGCGATTACCTTGCGCGAAATCGAAGGGTTGAGCTACGAGGAAATCGCAGAAGTGATGAACTGCCCGATCGGGACTGTCAGGTCGCGGATATTCAGGGCACGAGAGGCAATCGCCGAGAAGTTGCGGCCCTTGCTGGATACACATAAAGACAAGAGGTGGTAA
- the rsgA gene encoding ribosome small subunit-dependent GTPase A gives MFHEGQITASYGRRFTVELAGGELVACVTRGKKGGAACGDKVRIQYTGPDQGVIEAILPRRSLLYRSDAFREKVIAANVTQIIIVLAAVPSFYEELINRCLIAAESAGIKALIVLNKADLKSETAQAMVKLALYRDLGYALLPLSAHQDTSPLLPYLQGETSVLVGQSGMGKSSIINALLPEVKAETREISTTLDSGKHTTTHARLYHLNPESHIIDSPGLQEFGLHHLKPEELDHAFIEFRPYLGQCKFNNCRHRSEPGCAVLAAAKTGTIQQRRLATYQKLIGNA, from the coding sequence ATGTTCCATGAAGGTCAAATTACTGCAAGCTACGGACGCCGGTTCACAGTTGAACTCGCTGGCGGGGAGCTAGTCGCCTGCGTTACACGAGGCAAAAAAGGCGGCGCGGCCTGTGGCGACAAGGTGAGGATCCAGTACACGGGACCAGATCAGGGCGTCATCGAAGCCATTTTGCCGCGTCGCTCGCTGCTATACCGCTCGGATGCCTTCCGGGAGAAAGTCATCGCGGCAAACGTCACACAAATCATCATTGTGCTCGCGGCAGTACCCAGCTTTTATGAAGAATTGATAAACCGCTGCCTGATCGCAGCGGAAAGTGCCGGGATCAAGGCGCTGATCGTACTCAACAAAGCCGATCTGAAATCCGAAACGGCGCAGGCAATGGTAAAGCTTGCTCTTTACCGTGACCTCGGCTACGCACTGTTGCCGCTCTCCGCGCATCAGGACACATCACCTCTCCTGCCCTATCTGCAAGGTGAAACCAGCGTACTGGTGGGCCAGTCAGGAATGGGGAAATCGAGCATCATCAATGCCCTGCTCCCTGAAGTAAAAGCCGAGACGAGAGAGATTTCCACTACGCTCGATTCGGGCAAGCATACAACCACGCATGCGCGGCTCTACCATCTAAACCCGGAAAGCCACATCATCGACTCCCCCGGCTTGCAGGAATTCGGTCTTCACCATCTCAAGCCGGAAGAGTTAGACCATGCCTTTATCGAATTCCGCCCTTATCTCGGCCAGTGCAAATTCAACAACTGCCGTCATCGATCCGAGCCTGGTTGCGCGGTGCTTGCAGCCGCAAAAACGGGCACGATACAACAGCGCAGGCTAGCAACTTACCAGAAGCTTATCGGCAACGCCTGA
- a CDS encoding cation-transporting P-type ATPase — MKIHRLAPEVALASLHSGPDGLSSAEAARRLLEYGLNRVEALPAEPLWLKFLKGFIHFFALILWFAAVLAFVAEWRAPGEGMATLGYAILGVILLNGVFSFWQEYRAGRALAALLELLPRLVKVLRAGAVSQIEVSQLVPGDVVLLQEGDGVPADCRLIEAFGVRVNMATVTGESRPKAREAKASSEEELLHGGNILLAGTAVVAGECKAVIFATGMNTEFGKIAHLTQVPGERLSPLQREIVHLSRLVAALALGLGVLFFFIGQAMGLSFWANFIFAIGIIVANVPEGLLPTVTLSLAMATQRMAKRNVLIRHLPSVETLGSASVICTDKTGTLTLNRMEAKHLFMHGAFVTPRELSGPAAEELLAVARYCHTLKQMENHAWLGDPMELALVHMAEQSGCKWPDQPRLDEVPFDADRKRMSTLHRTQHGAMLYTKGALLTVLPLCTHFSTSRGVLSLTPETSDRLQEAELELAQQGLRVLALATRAVRENEPREQLEQGLTLLGLVGLEDPPRPEVAPAIQTCREAGIKVIIVTGDHPHTARAIAREIGLCQSPTVLTGDDLQRISATQLQLKLDLPEIIFARLKADQKMRIVHALQKKGHVVAVTGDGVNDAPALKQADIGIAMGLSGSDVAREAADMILLDDNFASIVAAIEEGRAVFGNIRKFMTYILTSNIPEIVPYLAFVLFKIPLPLTVIQILAVDLGTDMLPALGLGAEKPHPEVMRKPPRARNERLLNAALVLRAYLFLGGMEALAALAAFFFVLHGAGWRYGDTLLPYDPRYLQATTATLSAIIVMQIVNVYICRSSRDSVFARNLFGNPLIVGGVLAEMALILLIDYTPWGNALFGTLPIGLEVWIYIIPFALAMLVLEEVRKWWVRRCR, encoded by the coding sequence ATGAAGATTCATCGCCTGGCTCCGGAAGTAGCACTTGCCAGTCTGCACAGCGGGCCGGATGGCCTGAGCAGCGCAGAGGCTGCGCGGCGTCTGCTTGAATACGGCCTGAACCGGGTCGAAGCATTACCGGCCGAGCCGCTCTGGCTCAAATTCCTCAAAGGGTTTATCCATTTTTTCGCGCTGATATTGTGGTTCGCCGCAGTCCTGGCCTTTGTCGCAGAATGGCGTGCACCAGGCGAGGGTATGGCAACGTTGGGCTATGCCATTCTGGGTGTGATCCTGCTCAATGGCGTTTTCTCTTTCTGGCAGGAATACCGTGCCGGACGGGCTCTGGCAGCTTTGCTTGAATTGTTGCCCCGTCTGGTCAAGGTGCTTCGTGCGGGCGCAGTGTCGCAAATTGAGGTCTCGCAACTGGTGCCGGGTGATGTAGTCCTGTTGCAGGAAGGGGATGGCGTGCCAGCGGATTGCCGTCTGATTGAAGCATTTGGCGTGCGCGTCAACATGGCAACGGTGACGGGTGAATCCCGTCCCAAGGCGCGGGAAGCCAAGGCCAGCAGCGAAGAGGAGTTGCTGCACGGCGGCAATATCCTGCTGGCGGGCACGGCCGTGGTGGCGGGCGAATGCAAGGCGGTGATTTTCGCCACCGGCATGAACACCGAGTTTGGCAAAATTGCGCATCTTACCCAAGTCCCGGGTGAGCGCCTTTCTCCCCTGCAGCGCGAAATTGTCCATCTTTCGCGACTGGTTGCCGCGCTGGCCCTGGGGCTGGGCGTGTTGTTCTTTTTCATCGGCCAGGCGATGGGGCTGTCATTCTGGGCCAATTTCATTTTTGCTATCGGCATTATCGTTGCCAATGTGCCGGAGGGCTTGCTGCCTACGGTCACTCTGTCGCTGGCCATGGCAACGCAGCGCATGGCGAAGCGCAATGTGCTGATCCGGCATCTGCCGTCTGTCGAAACACTGGGTTCTGCCTCAGTGATCTGCACCGATAAAACCGGAACCTTGACGCTCAATCGAATGGAAGCGAAGCATCTGTTTATGCATGGCGCATTCGTCACGCCTCGGGAATTGTCTGGTCCTGCCGCAGAGGAATTGCTCGCGGTTGCGCGCTACTGCCATACCCTCAAGCAAATGGAAAATCACGCTTGGCTGGGCGATCCGATGGAATTGGCGCTGGTACACATGGCAGAGCAATCCGGGTGTAAGTGGCCAGATCAACCCCGTCTGGACGAAGTGCCGTTCGATGCCGACCGCAAGCGCATGTCCACCCTGCACAGGACGCAGCATGGAGCAATGCTTTACACAAAGGGTGCGCTCCTGACGGTGCTTCCCTTGTGCACGCATTTCAGCACATCTCGGGGCGTCTTGTCTTTGACGCCGGAAACAAGCGACCGTTTGCAGGAGGCCGAACTGGAACTGGCGCAGCAAGGCCTGCGTGTCCTGGCGCTGGCGACTCGTGCGGTACGTGAAAACGAGCCGCGGGAGCAGTTGGAACAAGGCCTGACCCTGCTCGGGCTGGTCGGCCTGGAGGATCCGCCGCGTCCCGAAGTGGCGCCAGCGATCCAGACGTGTCGCGAAGCCGGGATCAAGGTCATTATCGTCACCGGCGATCATCCCCATACTGCGCGGGCGATTGCCCGTGAAATCGGATTGTGTCAGTCGCCCACGGTATTGACCGGCGATGACCTGCAACGCATTTCTGCCACACAATTGCAACTGAAACTGGATCTGCCTGAAATTATTTTTGCACGCCTCAAGGCGGACCAGAAAATGCGCATCGTCCATGCCTTGCAGAAAAAAGGCCATGTCGTTGCGGTGACCGGAGATGGTGTAAACGATGCGCCGGCGCTGAAACAGGCGGATATCGGTATTGCCATGGGGCTGAGTGGCAGCGATGTGGCGCGAGAAGCAGCGGACATGATTTTGCTGGATGACAATTTTGCCAGCATCGTCGCCGCGATCGAGGAGGGGCGGGCGGTATTCGGGAATATCCGCAAGTTTATGACCTATATCCTGACCTCCAATATTCCTGAAATCGTGCCTTATCTTGCTTTTGTTCTGTTCAAGATACCCCTGCCGCTGACGGTGATCCAGATCCTGGCCGTGGATCTGGGTACCGATATGCTGCCCGCCCTCGGATTGGGGGCTGAAAAACCTCATCCCGAGGTGATGCGCAAACCACCCAGGGCACGTAATGAACGCTTGCTGAATGCAGCCTTGGTACTGCGTGCCTACCTGTTTCTTGGGGGGATGGAAGCCTTGGCCGCGCTAGCAGCGTTCTTCTTCGTTCTGCATGGTGCTGGCTGGCGCTATGGGGATACCTTGCTGCCGTATGACCCGCGCTATCTTCAAGCTACGACTGCTACGTTGAGTGCGATTATCGTGATGCAGATTGTGAATGTATACATTTGCCGTAGCAGTCGTGATTCAGTCTTTGCCCGGAATCTGTTTGGCAACCCTCTGATCGTGGGGGGCGTGTTGGCGGAAATGGCGCTTATTCTGCTGATTGACTATACCCCATGGGGCAATGCGCTGTTTGGCACCTTGCCGATCGGGCTGGAGGTGTGGATTTATATTATTCCCTTTGCTTTAGCCATGCTGGTGCTGGAAGAAGTCAGGAAATGGTGGGTCAGGCGTTGCCGATAA
- a CDS encoding sigma-E factor negative regulatory protein yields the protein MKEQISEFMDGEVDEAEAKRLIAALQSSEAQHEWHAYHLIGDELRGTSSVSGDFMDRFRLSLAEEPTVLAPKRLARPHARTFALSAAASVAAVGFVLWAVMQTGNESATSSMLAANAPQAELASTNVNPYLLAHQEYSPSVSMRGMAPHVQMVSEVREVAAR from the coding sequence ATGAAAGAGCAAATTTCCGAATTCATGGACGGCGAGGTGGATGAAGCCGAAGCGAAACGGCTGATCGCTGCATTGCAGTCTTCAGAGGCGCAACATGAATGGCATGCCTACCATCTGATTGGCGACGAACTTCGCGGCACATCTTCAGTTTCCGGTGATTTCATGGATCGATTCAGATTGAGTTTGGCCGAGGAGCCGACGGTTCTGGCACCCAAACGGCTTGCCAGGCCACATGCGAGAACTTTTGCCCTGTCCGCGGCAGCATCGGTTGCTGCTGTGGGGTTCGTGCTCTGGGCTGTGATGCAGACGGGCAACGAAAGCGCAACTTCCAGCATGCTGGCGGCAAACGCGCCGCAGGCGGAGCTGGCCAGCACCAATGTCAACCCATACTTGCTGGCGCATCAGGAATACTCGCCCAGTGTTTCGATGCGTGGCATGGCGCCTCATGTACAGATGGTGTCGGAAGTGAGAGAGGTTGCTGCGCGATGA
- a CDS encoding DegQ family serine endoprotease: MKRVIAFFALFLSLTALSHARELPDFTELVEKQGVAVVNISTTQTVRNEHAFPQMPELSEDDPMHDFFRRFMPPRKGPREHQSRSLGSGFVLSADGYILTNAHVVDAADEVIVRLTDKREFKAKVIGSDRRTDVALVKIDASGLPAVTIGKPDLLKPGEWVFAIGSPFGFDNSVTAGIVSAKGRSLPQENYVPFIQTDVAINPGNSGGPLFNMKGEVIGINSQIYSRSGGFMGLSFAIPIDVAIDISDQLRTQGKINRGWLGVMIQEMTKELAESFGLSKPMGALIANVDKGSPADKAGMAASDVILKFDGKVVENSSELPRLVASVKPGKRVTVQLWRKGAYKDVAVVVGELPDKMGRAPTKTSKAGNKLGLTLSELGEEQKRELKISAGLLVEDSDGAAARAGVSRGDVILSVNNQDVKSLEQFNELVNQYGSGRVIALRILRGDRSLYVPIRINGK; this comes from the coding sequence ATGAAAAGAGTTATCGCTTTTTTTGCGCTTTTTCTATCTTTGACTGCGTTATCCCACGCCAGGGAATTGCCGGATTTTACCGAACTGGTGGAAAAACAGGGCGTAGCGGTCGTGAATATCAGCACGACCCAGACCGTGCGCAATGAACACGCTTTTCCCCAAATGCCGGAGTTGTCGGAAGATGACCCGATGCACGATTTTTTCCGGCGCTTCATGCCGCCACGCAAGGGCCCACGCGAACATCAGTCACGTTCGCTGGGTTCGGGTTTCGTCCTGAGTGCGGATGGTTATATCCTCACCAATGCACATGTGGTGGATGCGGCCGATGAAGTCATTGTGCGTCTGACTGACAAGCGCGAATTCAAGGCCAAAGTGATCGGCAGCGATCGCCGCACGGATGTCGCCCTGGTAAAAATCGACGCCAGCGGCCTGCCTGCGGTGACGATAGGCAAACCCGACCTGCTCAAGCCTGGCGAATGGGTGTTTGCCATTGGTTCGCCGTTCGGCTTCGATAACAGTGTCACCGCAGGAATCGTGAGCGCCAAGGGGCGTTCGCTGCCGCAGGAAAATTATGTGCCCTTCATCCAGACCGATGTGGCAATCAACCCCGGCAATTCAGGCGGTCCACTGTTCAACATGAAGGGCGAGGTGATCGGCATCAATTCGCAGATCTATAGCCGTAGCGGCGGATTCATGGGGCTTTCCTTCGCCATCCCGATTGACGTGGCGATCGACATCAGCGATCAGTTGCGAACTCAGGGCAAGATCAACCGTGGCTGGCTCGGCGTGATGATTCAGGAAATGACCAAGGAACTGGCGGAATCATTTGGTCTGAGCAAGCCCATGGGCGCCCTGATTGCCAACGTGGACAAAGGCAGTCCGGCCGACAAGGCTGGCATGGCGGCAAGCGATGTAATTCTCAAGTTCGATGGCAAAGTGGTGGAAAATTCCAGCGAGCTGCCGCGTCTGGTGGCTTCGGTCAAGCCTGGCAAGCGGGTAACGGTACAGCTCTGGCGGAAAGGCGCATACAAGGACGTCGCGGTGGTGGTGGGTGAACTTCCCGACAAGATGGGCCGCGCCCCAACAAAAACCAGCAAGGCGGGTAACAAGCTTGGCCTGACCTTGAGCGAACTCGGTGAGGAGCAGAAGCGGGAGCTCAAGATCAGCGCCGGGTTGCTGGTGGAAGACTCGGATGGCGCTGCGGCACGCGCGGGTGTCAGCCGTGGCGACGTAATCCTGTCGGTCAACAACCAGGATGTAAAAAGCCTGGAGCAATTCAACGAACTGGTAAACCAGTATGGCTCGGGGCGGGTGATCGCATTGCGTATTCTGCGCGGAGATCGTTCCCTCTATGTTCCGATTCGTATCAACGGCAAATAG
- the nadB gene encoding L-aspartate oxidase, with the protein MTEPHVEQFDVVIIGSGLAGQTLSLHLAEHKKIGLITKKSLLDGASSWAQGGIAAVLGNDDSLQSHIQDTFVAGAGLCGEKATRFVVEHGKSAVEWLIRQGVQFSHDELHAEELHLTREGGHSHRRIVHAADATGAAVQMTLSQQVKAHPNITLLEEHIAIDLITGRKLGFSDPVQANRCFGLYALDNQSGTVKTIAARHVVLATGGAGKVYLYTTNPDVATGDGIAMGWRAGCRVANMEFIQFHPTCLYHPHAKSFLITEAVRGEGGRLLLPDGTRFMPDHDPRAELAPRDVVARAIDFEMKKRGLDCVYLDISHKSETFLKEHFPNIHARCLELGIDLTRDPIPVVPAAHYTCGGIMTDLRARTDIHNLYAVGEVAHTGLHGANRLASNSLLECIVFAQAAARDILEQKDSPLPPLPEWDESRVTDADEEIIISHNWDELRRFMWDYVGIVRTSKRLQRALKRIRLLQEEIHEYYSNFRISNDLLELRNLVQTAELIVHSAMLRHESRGLHFSRDYPEQLPAAENTVLTPD; encoded by the coding sequence ATGACGGAACCCCACGTGGAACAATTTGACGTAGTGATCATCGGCAGCGGGCTGGCAGGGCAGACGCTATCCCTGCATCTGGCAGAACATAAAAAAATCGGACTCATTACCAAAAAGTCCCTGCTTGATGGCGCCAGCAGCTGGGCCCAGGGCGGCATCGCGGCAGTGCTGGGCAACGACGATTCGCTCCAGTCGCATATTCAGGATACCTTCGTTGCCGGTGCCGGGCTATGTGGCGAAAAGGCCACGCGTTTCGTGGTGGAACATGGCAAATCCGCGGTCGAATGGCTCATCCGGCAAGGTGTTCAGTTCAGCCATGACGAGCTGCATGCCGAGGAACTGCACCTGACGCGCGAAGGCGGTCACAGCCACCGCCGCATCGTGCATGCCGCGGATGCAACCGGCGCGGCAGTGCAGATGACCCTGTCGCAGCAAGTCAAGGCCCATCCCAACATCACCCTGCTGGAAGAACACATCGCCATCGACCTGATCACCGGCAGAAAACTCGGCTTTAGCGACCCCGTGCAGGCCAACCGCTGCTTCGGGCTGTATGCGCTCGACAACCAGTCCGGCACGGTCAAGACCATCGCCGCCCGGCATGTCGTCCTGGCCACGGGCGGGGCTGGCAAGGTTTATCTCTACACCACCAACCCTGATGTGGCCACAGGTGACGGCATTGCCATGGGCTGGCGCGCCGGCTGCCGGGTGGCGAACATGGAATTCATCCAGTTCCATCCCACCTGCCTTTATCACCCCCATGCCAAATCATTTCTGATTACCGAAGCGGTGCGCGGGGAAGGCGGGCGGCTCTTGCTGCCGGATGGCACCCGCTTCATGCCTGACCATGACCCCCGCGCCGAGCTGGCGCCACGCGACGTGGTCGCACGGGCAATCGACTTCGAAATGAAAAAGCGCGGGCTGGATTGCGTTTATCTCGACATCTCGCACAAATCCGAGACCTTTCTCAAGGAACATTTTCCCAATATCCACGCCCGCTGCCTGGAACTGGGCATCGACCTCACGCGCGACCCCATCCCCGTGGTGCCCGCCGCCCACTACACCTGCGGCGGGATCATGACCGACCTGCGCGCCCGCACCGATATCCACAACCTTTATGCCGTGGGAGAAGTGGCCCATACCGGCCTGCACGGCGCAAACCGGCTGGCCAGCAATTCGCTGCTGGAATGCATCGTGTTCGCCCAGGCTGCGGCGCGGGATATCCTGGAACAGAAGGATTCGCCCCTGCCCCCCCTGCCGGAGTGGGACGAAAGCCGGGTCACCGATGCCGACGAGGAAATCATCATCTCCCACAACTGGGACGAGCTGCGCCGCTTCATGTGGGACTACGTCGGCATCGTACGCACCAGCAAGCGCCTCCAGCGCGCACTGAAACGGATCAGGCTGCTGCAGGAGGAAATTCACGAGTACTACAGCAATTTCCGCATCAGCAACGATCTGCTCGAACTGCGCAACCTGGTCCAGACCGCGGAGCTGATCGTGCACAGCGCCATGCTGCGGCACGAGAGCCGTGGCCTGCATTTCAGCCGGGACTACCCGGAGCAGTTGCCCGCGGCGGAAAATACGGTTCTGACACCCGATTAG
- a CDS encoding MucB/RseB C-terminal domain-containing protein, whose protein sequence is MRAGRCVVVVILSCLPGLAVAEAGGDAAIWLQRIASAAHNLDYSGTFVYQRGAHMETSSITHMMDESGEHEKLEVLDGPPREIIRNNDEVICFTPESKGVMVERRRSQKSFPALLPLQLSGIGENYVVKLGLVERVAGHDCQNVVLEPRDVYRYGHRFCGENGSGLLLKASTLNEKKEVINQFFFTHARIGGTIDREQLKPRYAMHQHMKPQDIPAMVDSGWQVKSPPAGFKKIMEQKRTFPGKKVSANHLVFSDELVAVSIFVEPLAGMQKSVTGLSSQGSINVYTRPVAEFQVTVLGEVPAATVMQIANSVSFAGK, encoded by the coding sequence ATGAGGGCTGGCCGTTGTGTGGTGGTAGTGATTCTGTCTTGCCTGCCGGGGTTGGCCGTAGCGGAAGCGGGTGGTGATGCTGCCATCTGGTTGCAGAGGATTGCCTCGGCCGCCCACAATCTCGATTACAGCGGAACTTTTGTGTACCAGCGCGGCGCCCACATGGAAACGTCCAGCATTACCCACATGATGGATGAGAGCGGCGAGCATGAGAAGCTGGAAGTGCTGGATGGCCCGCCGCGCGAAATCATCCGTAACAATGATGAGGTGATCTGTTTTACGCCCGAAAGCAAGGGTGTCATGGTTGAAAGACGCAGGTCGCAAAAGAGTTTCCCCGCACTTTTGCCGCTTCAGTTGTCGGGTATTGGCGAAAATTATGTCGTCAAGCTTGGCCTGGTGGAGCGCGTGGCAGGTCATGATTGTCAGAATGTCGTACTGGAACCGCGCGATGTTTATCGTTATGGCCATCGCTTTTGTGGTGAAAATGGCAGCGGCCTGTTGCTCAAGGCCAGTACGCTGAATGAAAAAAAAGAGGTCATAAATCAGTTCTTTTTCACCCATGCCAGAATTGGCGGAACCATAGACCGCGAGCAATTGAAACCCAGATATGCCATGCACCAGCATATGAAGCCGCAGGACATTCCAGCCATGGTCGATTCGGGCTGGCAGGTAAAATCGCCGCCCGCGGGATTCAAAAAAATCATGGAGCAGAAACGGACTTTTCCAGGCAAGAAGGTTTCTGCCAACCATCTGGTGTTTTCAGATGAACTGGTTGCGGTCTCGATCTTTGTCGAGCCTTTGGCGGGGATGCAAAAATCGGTTACCGGCCTTTCCAGCCAAGGTTCAATCAATGTTTACACCAGGCCGGTTGCCGAGTTTCAGGTCACAGTGCTGGGCGAAGTGCCTGCCGCGACCGTGATGCAAATCGCCAATTCCGTCTCTTTTGCGGGCAAATAA